A genomic stretch from Aedes albopictus strain Foshan chromosome 2, AalbF5, whole genome shotgun sequence includes:
- the LOC109407258 gene encoding probable serine/threonine-protein kinase DDB_G0281745 translates to MTNRCESQTQHASSLCTLQAGVAIVSSSTGIEMSQFCPKCGFPQTALSPFGMGVPAPPPTAPPTAPPMYPYMVPPMAGGYWPYPWRRRPRQQQQQQQQQRQQQQQQQQQQQQLQQQPEERPPGVQQ, encoded by the exons ATGACAAATCGGTGTGAATCACAAACACAACATGCTTCATCATTATGTACACTCCAAGCCGGTGTAGCAATCGTATCTTCATCAACCGGAATTGAAATGAGCCAG TTCTGTCCGAAGTGCGGATTTCCGCAGACTGCACTTTCCCCGTTCGGGATGGGAGTTCCAGCGCCGCCTCCAACGGCCCCACCCACGGCGCCGCCCATGTATCCGTACATGGTCCCACCCATGGCTGGAGGGTACTGGCCGTACCCATGGCGGCGCAGGCcacgtcagcagcagcagcagcagcagcagcagcgtcagcagcagcagcagcagcagcagcaacagcagcagctacaGCAGCAGCCGGAGGAGCGACCGCCTGGTGTTCAGCAGTGA
- the LOC109425613 gene encoding uncharacterized protein K02A2.6-like: MAEDSDDENAVGGGAVAAAAIIPPTFVLEAFDKHKSKWGRWVKRFEGALQIFGIGPAMKRNMLLHYMGAETYNLLCDHLSPEDPEAKTYDEIVTLLEQYFDPEPLEMVELWKFRQRMQREGETVAEYITALQREAKYCGFGDYLQKGLRNQLVFGLRNQRIRSRLIEEKGLTFDKAKQIALSMEASGEGAEVLNRRMQEVNLMDRKRLHAGRDSAATAATKVTNPTNKFTCFRCGSEAHLADKCEHKNKICGLCKKKGHLKRVCLSSNANHSQMSKNQNRTKKHSTNFVEDDVSESECSDGDRVYVVDVCKLEHRSNDLSKIFLKVIMGGALVQFEVDSGSPVSLISSTDKVKFLNDLPLQSTDIELRSYCGNKIGVIGVIQTEVEHGNQTERLRLFVVEGRRHPLLGREWMRTLRLDWNDILGGSVSSVDKITLHAPLPAAVKGLIEEFPSVFDESMGNIEGIQAALHFKPDSKPVFLKARPLPFSIRDSVEQEIHSMVEKGVLVKVNRSEWATPVVPVMKSGGRIRLCGDYKLTVNKSLVVDEHPLPTINEMFSNMAGGQKFTKLDLTQAYLQMSVRQEDQPMLTLNTHLGLYQPTRLMYGVASAPAIFQREISQILQGIPGVTVFLDDVEVTGPDDETHLNRLREVLKRFHEHNMRVNVKKCEFFADSIEYCGYIVDQHGIHKMKQKVDAIQNMPRPENREQVRAFLGLVNYYGRFMKNLSTKVYPINNLLKDKTPFVWTDACERAFLWVKSEMQSERVLVHYDAKLPLVLATDASPYGVGAVLSHIYPDGSERPIQYASQTLNATQQKYSQVDKEAYAIIFGVRKFHQYLFGRKFILVTDNKPVVQIFSPDKGLPTLCALRMQHYAVFLESFDFQIRFRASKDHGNADGMSRLPVVDRSNRNQVEEVDVVQVSQIETLPVDSKELGEATTRDRSVKELIQALKSGRTVEGRFRFGVDQKEFSLQGSCLMRGIRVYVPPTLRSRVLDELHAGHFGVSRMKSLARSYCWWENIDRDIEEIARNCVDCARVRSNPAKVPVHCWERPSEPFQRIHADFAGPFMGLYFLIIVDAHSKWPEVKVIPDMTTETTIEKMREFFAVFGLPSVLVTDRGTQFTSDQFQKFLKRNGIVHKMGAPYHPATNGQAERYVQTFKDKIKALKCPRSEVHVELQQILMAYRRTVHPTIGKSPSMLVFGRQIKSRLDLLIPRQDEQRSTHEDLRGEEKSMRSFMIDDRVAARDFMSQSEKWRFGFVVERVGKLHYMIELDDGRMWKRHVDQLKPGPVPGPVTQRAELREQVPDDIQRRREMLMPGSQDYQPAVQVKAELDITEPESDVTEGDSAQNMLTPLISRQTTPISTAINDAGTGSRVQEKRSVKSRTLVDNAGETVRRSTRERKAPHRLDL, encoded by the coding sequence ATGGCGGAAGACTCTGATGATGAGAATGCTGTCGGCGGTGGAGCCGTCGCTGCTGCTGCGATCATACCGCCTACCTTTGTTCTTGAGGCATTCGACAAACACAAATCGAAGTGGGGGCGATGGGTAAAACGCTTCGAAGGAGCGCTCCAGATTTTCGGCATCGGACCGGCGATGAAAAGGAACATGCTACTTCATTACATGGGAGCCGAGACATATAATTTGCTCTGCGACCATCTCTCCCCAGAAGATCCGGAAGCCAAAACCTACGACGAAATCGTTACGTTGCTGGAGCAGTACTTCGATCCAGAGCCGTTAGAGATGGTGGAGCTGTGGAAGTTTCGCCAGCGGATGCAACGTGAAGGCGAAACCGTTGCGGAATACATAACGGCACTGCAGCGAGAAGCCAAGTACTGCGGTTTTGGAGATTACTTGCAGAAAGGACTACGGAATCAGTTGGTGTTCGGTCTGCGGAACCAGAGGATCCGGAGCCGACTGATTGAAGAGAAGGGACTAACTTTTGACAAGGCTAAGCAGATCGCGCTATCAATGGAGGCATCCGGCGAGGGTGCGGAAGTGCTGAATCGACGGATGCAGGAAGTCAATCTGATGGATCGTAAGAGGCTTCACGCCGGAAGGGATTCAGCAGCCACCGCAGCCACGAAGGTAACTAATCCTACTAACAAGTTTACATGTTTCCGCTGCGGAAGTGAGGCACACTTGGCTGATAAGTGTGAACATAAAAACAAAATTTGCGGCCTGTGCAAAAAGAAGGGCCATTTGAAGCGGGTGTGCCTCAGCTCCAATGCAAACCATTCTCAAATGAGTAAGAATCAGAACCGAACGAAGAAACACTCAACAAACTTTGTTGAAGATGATGTATCTGAATCAGAGTGCTCAGATGGAGACCGGGTGTATGTTGTTGATGTATGTAAGTTGGAACACCGGTCTAATGATTTGTCAAAGATTTTTCTCAAGGTTATTATGGGGGGAGCACTAGTTCAGTTTGAGGTTGATAGCGGATCTCCGGTATCGTTGATCAGTAGTACTGACAAGGTCAAGTTTTTGAACGATTTGCCATTGCAATCAACAGATATTGAACTGCGTAGTTACTGTGGAAACAAAATCGGGGTCATTGGCGTCATTCAGACGGAAGTTGAGCACGGAAACCAGACGGAACGTTTGCGTTTGTTTGTAGTGGAGGGAAGGCGGCATCCATTACTGGGACGTGAGTGGATGCGAACTCTACGGTTGGACTGGAATGACATCCTGGGGGGTTCTGTTAGTTCTGTTGACAAAATTACTTTGCATGCTCCTCTCCCAGCGGCGGTTAAGGGGTTGATTGAAGAGTTTCCTTCCGTATTCGATGAATCGATGGGTAACATTGAAGGTATACAAGCCGCTTTGCACTTCAAACCGGATTCAAAACCTGTTTTTCTCAAGGCACGGCCACTGCCGTTTTCGATTCGTGATTCCGTAGAACAAGAGATCCATAGCATGGTCGAGAAAGGTGTTTTGGTGAAAGTTAATCGTAGTGAATGGGCCACACCGGTCGTACCAGTAATGAAATCTGGGGGCAGAATTCGTTTGTGCGGGGATTACAAACTCACTGTGAACAAGAGTTTGGTAGTCGACGAACATCCACTTCCTACGATCAACGAGATGTTCTCTAACATGGCAGGTGGACAGAAATTCACCAAGTTAGATCTGACTCAAGCATACTTGCAAATGTCAGTAAGGCAAGAGGATCAACCAATGCTAACGTTGAATACCCATCTTGGTCTGTATCAGCCAACAAGGCTGATGTATGGAGTCGCTTCTGCACCAGCCATCTTTCAGAGAGAGATCTCTCAAATTctacagggaattcctggagtcacGGTATTTCTTGACGATGTGGAAGTTACGGGTCCAGACGATGAAACACATTTGAATCGGCTGCGTGAGGTACTAAAAAGGTTTCATGAACACAATATGCGGGTTAATGTCAAGAAATGTGAGTTTTTCGCCGATAGCATCGAGTATTGCGGGTACATCGTTGATCAGCATGGGATTCACAAGATGAAGCAGAAGGTCGATGCCATCCAAAACATGCCACGTCCAGAGAATCGCGAACAGGTCCGTGCGTTTTTAGGGCTCGTAAACTATTACGGCAGATTTATGAAAAATCTGAGTACGAAGGTATATCCAATAAATAACCTACTGAAGGACAAGACCCCATTTGTGTGGACTGATGCCTGCGAGCGAGCTTTTCTATGGGTGAAATCAGAGATGCAGTCGGAACGTGTGTTGGTGCATTATGATGCAAAGTTGCCGCTGGTTCTAGCTACGGACGCTTCGCCGTATGGAGTGGGGGCAGTATTGAGTCACATTTACCCAGATGGTAGCGAACGGCCAATTCAGTACGCTTCGCAAACACTCAATGCTACTCAGCAAAAGTATAGTCAGGTAGACAAAGAGGCGTACGCGATTATCTTTGGTGTTCGGAAATTCCATCAGTATCTCTTTGGGCGGAAGTTTATTTTGGTTACGGACAACAAGCCTGTTGTACAGATATTTTCGCCAGACAAAGGATTGCCAACACTCTGCGCATTGCGTATGCAGCATTACGCGGTCTTCCTTGAGTCTTTCGATTTTCAAATTCGCTTCCGTGCTTCTAAGGATCATGGAAATGCTGACGGAATGTCGCGCTTACCGGTTGTTGATCGAAGTAATCGGAATCAGGTAGAGGAAGTCGATGTTGTTCAGGTTAGTCAGATTGAAACGCTTCCGGTAGACTCCAAAGAACTCGGTGAGGCTACTACTAGGGATAGAAGTGTCAAAGAACTGATTCAAGCGTTGAAGTCGGGTCGTACTGTGGAAGGTCGTTTCAGGTTTGGTGTGGATCAGAAAGAATTCAGTTTGCAGGGTTCGTGTTTGATGCGCGGAATTCGGGTATACGTTCCTCCAACCCTTCGCAGTCGTGTTTTGGACGAACTGCATGCTGGTCATTTCGGAGTATCCAGGATGAAGTCGTTGGCGAGATCCTACTGTTGGTGGGAGAATATCGATCGGGATATAGAGGAGATAGCTCGGAACTGTGTGGACTGTGCTCGCGTTCGATCAAACCCCGCTAAAGTACCAGTTCATTGCTGGGAACGTCCTTCAGAGCCGTTCCAAAGGATTCATGCTGATTTTGCAGGACCGTTTATGGGGCTGTATTTCTTGATCATAGTCGATGCTCACAGCAAATGGCCTGAAGTGAAGGTTATCCCCGATATGACTACGGAAACAACGATTGAAAAGATGAGGGAGTTTTTCGCTGTATTTGGGTTGCCATCAGTTCTAGTGACGGATCGAGGAACTCAATTTACGTCGGACCagttccaaaagtttctcaagaGAAACGGGATTGTGCATAAGATGGGAGCACCATACCATCCCGCGACGAATGGTCAGGCGGAAAGGTATGTCCAGACGTTCAAAGACAAAATCAAAGCGCTGAAATGTCCACGCTCTGAGGTGCACGTAGAGCTTCAACAGATACTGATGGCATATCGAAGAACAGTGCATCCTACAATAGGAAAAAGTCCATCGATGCTGGTGTTTGGACGGCAGATTAAGTCTCGTCTTGATCTCTTGATTCCCAGACAGGATGAACAAAGGTCAACACACGAGGATCTTCGAGGGGAGGAAAAGTCGATGCGTTCGTTCATGATCGATGACAGAGTGGCTGCACGGGATTTTATGTCACAATCAGAAAAGTGGAGGTTCGGTTTTGTTGTTGAGAGAGTCGGGAAGCTCCACTATATGATCGAGTTGGATGACGGTAGAATGTGGAAGCGGCATGTCGATCAATTGAAGCCGGGACCAGTGCCAGGACCCGTTACTCAGCGTGCTGAACTGCGTGAACAGGTTCCAGATGATATCCAGCGACGTCGTGAAATGTTGATGCCAGGATCCCAGGACTATCAGCCTGCAGTTCAGGTAAAAGCGGAACTGGACATTACTGAACCAGAATCAGATGTTACCGAAGGCGATTCTGCTCAAAATATGTTAACACCTCTCATTTCTCGACAAACTACTCCTATCAGTACTGCGATCAACGATGCGGGAACAGGTTCAAGGGTACAAGAGAAGCGGAGTGTAAAGTCTAGAACCTTGGTAGATAATGCTGGTGAGACAGTTAGAAGATCAACTCGAGAAAGAAAGGCTCCGCATAGATTGGACCTGTAA